One genomic region from Curtobacterium sp. 9128 encodes:
- a CDS encoding GuaB3 family IMP dehydrogenase-related protein: MSEVEIGAGKRGRRAYAFDDIAVVPSRRTRDPRDVNVQWSIDAFTFEAPILAAPMDSVASPATVIQMGKAGILGVLDLEGLWTRYEDPEPYYAEIRALTDGNVTKRMQEIYAEPVKAELITARLAEIRAAGVPVAGSLSPQRTQEFSQTVVDAGVDLFVIRGTTVSAEHVSQSTEPLNLKKFIYELDVPVIVGGASTYTAALHLMRTGAAGVLVGFGGGAASTTRAALGIHAPMATAVADIAGARRDYMDESGGRYVHVIADGGLDTAGDVVKAIAMGADAVMLGTALARATEAPGGGFHWGAEAHHPELPRGRRVEVGTIAPLENILNGPTPTWDGRANIVGALRRSMATTGYSDAKEFQRVEVVVAPYHQQ, from the coding sequence GTGAGTGAAGTCGAGATCGGTGCAGGCAAGCGCGGACGTCGGGCGTACGCGTTCGACGACATCGCGGTGGTCCCCTCGCGGCGCACGCGTGACCCGCGTGACGTGAACGTGCAGTGGTCGATCGACGCCTTCACCTTCGAAGCGCCGATCCTCGCCGCGCCGATGGACTCCGTCGCCTCGCCGGCGACGGTCATCCAGATGGGCAAGGCCGGGATCCTCGGTGTCCTGGACCTCGAGGGGCTCTGGACCCGGTACGAAGACCCGGAGCCCTACTACGCCGAGATCCGGGCGCTCACCGACGGCAACGTCACGAAGCGCATGCAGGAGATCTACGCGGAGCCGGTCAAGGCCGAGCTCATCACCGCGCGGCTCGCGGAGATCCGCGCCGCCGGGGTCCCGGTCGCCGGGTCGCTCAGCCCGCAGCGCACGCAGGAGTTCTCGCAGACCGTCGTCGACGCCGGTGTCGACCTGTTCGTCATCCGCGGCACCACCGTCTCCGCGGAGCACGTGTCGCAGAGCACCGAGCCCCTCAACCTCAAGAAGTTCATCTACGAGCTCGACGTCCCCGTGATCGTCGGCGGTGCCTCGACCTACACGGCCGCCCTGCACCTCATGCGGACCGGTGCCGCCGGTGTGCTCGTCGGGTTCGGCGGCGGCGCTGCCTCCACCACCCGTGCCGCGCTGGGCATCCACGCGCCGATGGCCACCGCGGTCGCCGACATCGCCGGCGCCCGCCGTGACTACATGGACGAGTCGGGTGGCCGCTACGTGCACGTCATCGCGGACGGCGGTCTCGACACCGCCGGCGACGTCGTCAAGGCGATCGCGATGGGTGCCGACGCCGTGATGCTCGGCACGGCACTCGCCCGTGCGACCGAAGCCCCCGGCGGTGGGTTCCACTGGGGGGCCGAGGCGCACCACCCGGAGCTGCCGCGCGGCCGCCGTGTCGAGGTCGGGACGATCGCCCCGCTCGAGAACATCCTGAACGGCCCGACCCCGACGTGGGACGGCCGCGCGAACATCGTCGGCGCGCTGCGTCGCTCGATGGCGACGACCGGTTACTCCGACGCCAAGGAGTTCCAGCGAGTAGAAGTGGTCGTGGCGCCGTACCACCAGCAGTGA
- a CDS encoding ABC transporter ATP-binding protein — translation MRASGLVAGYLPGVNILNGCDLDCYPGELIGIIGPNGAGKSTLLKALFGLVSVRDGSVTLQGEDITNMKANKLVQAGVGFVPQTNNVFPSLSIEENLQMGLYLRPRKFAERLEVIYDLFPVLGQRRGQRAGSLSGGERQSVAMARALMMDPKVLLLDEPSAGLSPVRQDETFIRTRRINKAGVSIIMVEQNARRCLQICDRGYVLDQGKNAYSGTGRELADDPKVIELYLGTLAKDVDAAR, via the coding sequence ATGCGTGCCAGCGGCCTGGTCGCCGGGTACCTGCCGGGGGTGAACATCCTGAACGGTTGCGACCTGGACTGCTACCCGGGTGAGCTCATCGGCATCATCGGCCCGAACGGAGCAGGCAAGTCGACGCTCCTCAAGGCGCTGTTCGGGCTGGTCTCCGTGCGGGACGGCTCGGTGACGCTGCAGGGCGAGGACATCACCAACATGAAGGCGAACAAGCTCGTGCAGGCGGGCGTCGGGTTCGTGCCGCAGACGAACAACGTGTTCCCGTCGCTCTCCATCGAGGAGAACCTGCAGATGGGGCTGTACCTGCGGCCACGGAAGTTCGCCGAGCGGCTCGAGGTCATCTACGACCTGTTCCCGGTGCTCGGCCAGCGCCGCGGCCAGCGTGCAGGATCGCTCTCCGGCGGCGAGCGGCAGTCGGTCGCGATGGCCAGGGCGCTGATGATGGACCCGAAGGTGCTGCTGCTCGACGAGCCGTCCGCCGGGCTGTCCCCGGTGCGCCAGGACGAGACGTTCATCCGCACACGCCGGATCAACAAGGCCGGTGTGTCGATCATCATGGTGGAGCAGAACGCGCGACGCTGTCTGCAGATCTGCGATCGTGGGTACGTGCTCGACCAGGGGAAGAACGCGTACTCGGGCACCGGGCGTGAGCTCGCCGACGACCCGAAGGTCATCGAGCTCTACCTGGGGACGCTCGCGAAGGACGTCGACGCCGCTCGCTAG
- a CDS encoding ABC transporter ATP-binding protein: MSETSTSTVAHTPGAAKPDAILTVDNITRKFGGMTAVDVDHLEVQRGSITALIGPNGAGKTTFFNLLTGFDKPSSGKDASWVFNGKTLGNTGAAKVARAGMVRTFQLTKALSRLTVMQNMLLGAKDQPGENFFAALIAPVWRRREREITAKAEELLARFKLLEKKDDYAGSLSGGQRKLLEMARALMSDPTMIMLDEPMAGVNPALTQSLLGHIQSLRDDGMTVLFVEHDMHMVRHISDWVVVMAEGRVVAEGPAGTVMDDQAVIDAYLGAHHDTDLGDDSLLTEETYEELAEEVAEEDAEGAADTAPVTDATAAPATDTTADSTADPADDGKATR; encoded by the coding sequence GTGTCTGAGACCTCCACGAGCACCGTCGCGCACACGCCGGGCGCTGCGAAGCCCGACGCCATCCTCACCGTCGACAACATCACCAGGAAGTTCGGCGGCATGACCGCCGTCGACGTCGACCACCTCGAGGTCCAGCGCGGCTCGATCACCGCGTTGATCGGGCCGAACGGTGCCGGCAAGACGACGTTCTTCAACCTCCTCACCGGGTTCGACAAGCCGTCGAGCGGCAAGGACGCGAGCTGGGTCTTCAACGGCAAGACCCTCGGCAACACCGGCGCCGCCAAGGTGGCCCGCGCCGGCATGGTCCGCACCTTCCAGCTCACCAAGGCGCTGTCGCGGCTCACGGTGATGCAGAACATGCTGCTCGGCGCGAAGGACCAACCCGGCGAGAACTTCTTCGCCGCGCTGATCGCGCCGGTCTGGCGCCGCCGTGAGCGGGAGATCACCGCCAAGGCCGAGGAACTCCTCGCCCGGTTCAAGCTGCTCGAGAAGAAGGACGACTACGCGGGCTCGCTCTCGGGCGGCCAGCGGAAGCTCCTCGAGATGGCCAGGGCACTGATGTCCGACCCGACGATGATCATGCTCGACGAGCCGATGGCCGGCGTGAACCCGGCGCTCACCCAGTCGCTGCTCGGGCACATCCAGTCCCTCCGTGACGACGGCATGACCGTGCTCTTCGTCGAGCACGACATGCACATGGTCCGGCACATCTCAGACTGGGTGGTCGTCATGGCCGAGGGGCGCGTCGTCGCCGAGGGGCCGGCCGGCACGGTGATGGACGACCAGGCGGTCATCGACGCGTACCTCGGGGCGCACCACGACACCGACCTCGGTGACGACTCGCTCCTCACCGAGGAGACCTACGAGGAACTCGCCGAAGAGGTCGCCGAGGAAGACGCCGAGGGCGCTGCCGACACGGCACCCGTGACGGACGCGACTGCGGCACCTGCGACGGACACGACAGCAGACAGCACGGCGGACCCCGCCGACGACGGGAAGGCGACCCGATGA
- a CDS encoding branched-chain amino acid ABC transporter permease — translation MDYIVNLLSALTQEALAPTTAAFALAAIGLNVHFGLTGLVNMGQAAFLLLGAYGFAISITNGLPFGMAVLVALLVAIVFAIILGIPTLRLRGDYLAIVTISGAEIIRMVGRSSLLTTTTGGSNGIAGSAYRDPFNALSFLPDGTTTILWFTYSNNGVNGWWIRIVGWGLVALFTLVLFLLMRSPWGRVVKAIREDEDAVRSLGKSVYSYKMQALVFGGALGALAGVIYVLPSSVQPDAMGRSMTFFIWTALILGGAATVFGPVLGSVLFFVVRLAIRTLASDFIPNSIMNAQQAEQFSYVLVGVALMLLIVFRPQGLLGNKKELTFSV, via the coding sequence ATGGACTACATCGTCAACCTCCTCAGCGCACTGACGCAGGAGGCACTCGCGCCCACCACGGCAGCGTTCGCGCTCGCCGCGATCGGGCTGAACGTGCACTTCGGGCTCACCGGGCTCGTCAACATGGGGCAGGCGGCGTTCCTGCTGCTCGGCGCCTACGGCTTCGCGATCTCGATCACGAACGGGCTGCCGTTCGGGATGGCGGTCCTCGTCGCACTGCTCGTCGCGATCGTCTTCGCGATCATCCTCGGCATCCCGACGCTCCGGTTGCGGGGCGACTACCTGGCGATCGTGACGATCTCCGGCGCGGAGATCATCCGCATGGTCGGCAGGTCGAGTCTCCTCACGACGACGACGGGCGGCTCGAACGGCATCGCCGGATCGGCCTACCGCGACCCGTTCAACGCGCTGAGCTTCCTGCCGGACGGCACGACCACGATCCTGTGGTTCACGTACTCGAACAACGGCGTGAACGGCTGGTGGATCCGCATCGTCGGGTGGGGACTCGTCGCCCTCTTCACGCTCGTGCTCTTCCTGCTCATGCGCAGTCCGTGGGGGCGCGTGGTGAAGGCCATCCGCGAGGACGAGGACGCGGTGCGCTCCCTCGGCAAGAGCGTGTACTCGTACAAGATGCAGGCGCTCGTCTTCGGTGGTGCGCTCGGAGCGCTCGCCGGGGTCATCTACGTCCTGCCGAGTTCGGTGCAACCGGACGCGATGGGTCGCTCGATGACGTTCTTCATCTGGACCGCGCTCATCCTCGGCGGCGCGGCGACGGTCTTCGGGCCGGTGCTCGGCTCGGTGCTGTTCTTCGTCGTCCGGCTCGCGATCAGGACGCTCGCGAGCGACTTCATCCCCAACTCGATCATGAACGCGCAGCAGGCGGAGCAGTTCTCCTACGTGCTCGTCGGCGTCGCGCTCATGCTGCTCATCGTCTTCCGTCCACAGGGACTCCTCGGGAACAAGAAGGAGCTGACGTTCAGTGTCTGA
- a CDS encoding branched-chain amino acid ABC transporter permease has protein sequence MGSITPAGSALLRRFRPGAPGRRRLVLVVVLVAAFLATFFVDWAVTLPAQGATTAATASATPSASASTAPSSTQPCTVSPTNGCIQGTILDSERKPAEGVDVDVAGPSGFTATSTTTDAGRWSVSVPAAGQYSVTVDQDTLPKGQFLTNAADAKRTVQANLNANAGQIFQLSDQQGATTSDASTSVTPARAWQQFVSGIRLGLLLALASIGLSLIYGTTGLSSFSHGEQVTLGGLLAYVFANQLGMNVWVAGVIVVALCAATGYFQDMIIWKPLRRRRISLTQLMIVTIGLSIAAQYAFQYFFGASTVRIQQSNPATVTFAGVTLTVQSYVAMGIALVVLVATGLFLAKTRFGRATRAVSDNPALASASGIDVDRVIRFVWTLAAGLAGLSGVMLGLVLNGVNWQTGLQLLLLMFAAVTLGGLGTAYGALVGSMIIGVVVELTNLVLPGDFKYATALVILILILLFRPQGIFGRAERIG, from the coding sequence GTGGGATCCATCACTCCTGCGGGATCTGCGCTGCTGCGCCGATTCCGCCCCGGTGCGCCAGGTCGTCGCCGACTGGTGCTCGTCGTCGTGCTCGTCGCGGCCTTCCTGGCGACCTTCTTCGTCGACTGGGCCGTGACCCTCCCTGCTCAGGGAGCCACGACCGCGGCCACGGCGAGCGCGACTCCCAGCGCATCCGCCAGCACCGCGCCCTCGAGCACCCAGCCCTGCACCGTCAGCCCGACCAACGGCTGCATCCAGGGCACCATCCTCGACTCCGAGCGGAAGCCGGCCGAGGGCGTTGACGTCGACGTGGCCGGCCCGAGCGGCTTCACCGCGACGTCGACGACGACCGACGCCGGCCGCTGGTCCGTCAGCGTCCCGGCCGCCGGGCAGTACTCGGTGACCGTCGACCAGGACACGCTGCCGAAGGGACAGTTCCTGACGAACGCGGCCGACGCGAAGCGCACCGTGCAGGCGAACCTCAACGCCAACGCCGGGCAGATCTTCCAGCTGTCCGACCAGCAGGGTGCGACGACGAGCGATGCCTCGACGAGCGTCACACCGGCGCGGGCCTGGCAGCAGTTCGTCTCCGGCATCCGGCTCGGGCTGCTCCTCGCGCTCGCGTCGATCGGTCTCTCGCTGATCTACGGCACGACGGGCCTCTCGAGCTTCTCGCACGGTGAGCAGGTGACCCTCGGTGGGCTCCTCGCCTACGTGTTCGCGAACCAGCTCGGCATGAACGTCTGGGTCGCAGGCGTCATCGTCGTGGCCCTCTGCGCGGCGACGGGGTACTTCCAGGACATGATCATCTGGAAACCGTTGCGCCGCCGACGGATCAGCCTGACGCAGCTGATGATCGTCACGATCGGTCTGTCGATCGCGGCGCAGTACGCGTTCCAGTACTTCTTCGGGGCCTCGACGGTCCGCATCCAGCAGAGCAACCCCGCGACGGTGACGTTCGCCGGCGTGACGCTGACGGTGCAGTCCTACGTGGCGATGGGCATCGCGCTCGTCGTGCTCGTCGCGACCGGGTTGTTCCTCGCGAAGACGCGGTTCGGCCGTGCCACCCGAGCGGTGTCCGACAACCCGGCGCTCGCGTCGGCGTCCGGCATCGACGTCGACCGGGTCATCCGGTTCGTGTGGACGCTCGCCGCCGGGCTCGCCGGACTGTCCGGCGTGATGCTCGGCCTCGTGCTCAACGGCGTGAACTGGCAGACCGGCCTGCAGCTGCTCCTGCTCATGTTCGCCGCGGTGACCCTCGGTGGTCTCGGGACGGCCTACGGCGCGCTCGTCGGGTCGATGATCATCGGCGTCGTCGTCGAGCTCACGAACCTGGTGCTGCCCGGTGACTTCAAGTACGCCACGGCACTCGTCATCCTCATCCTCATCCTGCTGTTCCGGCCGCAGGGCATCTTCGGTCGCGCCGAGCGGATCGGTTAA
- the guaB gene encoding IMP dehydrogenase, producing the protein MDQPDPFGFIGLTYDDVMLLPGYTDVIPSEASTASRLTKRITVNVPLLSAAMDTVTEARMAIAMARQGGIGILHRNMSIADQAAAVDKVKRSESGMITNPVTTNPDATVAEVDALCGQFRVSGLPVVEGDGTLVGIITNRDMRFVAPFEQQTTLVRDVMTKAPLITAQVGIDPDDAVAIFAQHKIEKLPLVDADGKLRGLITVKDFDKSEKYPDATKDDAGRLRVGAAIGFFGDAWERATALLEAGVDVLVVDTANGHSAGVLDMVRRLKADPAFDGVDVIGGQAATREGAQALIDAGVDAVKVGVGPGSICTTRVVAGVGVPQVTAVYEASLAAREAGVPVIADGGLQYSGDIAKALVAGADTVMLGSLLAGTDESPGDLVFVGGKQFKAYRGMGSLGALQTRGKKTSYSKDRYFQADVPSDDKLVPEGIEGQVPYRGSVANVVYQLVGGLRQSMFYVGGRTVPELKARGKFVRITPAGLKESHPHDVQMVVEAPNYRS; encoded by the coding sequence ATGGACCAGCCGGATCCGTTCGGATTCATCGGACTCACGTACGACGACGTCATGCTCCTGCCGGGGTACACCGACGTCATCCCGAGCGAGGCGTCGACCGCGTCCCGGCTCACCAAGCGGATCACGGTCAACGTCCCGCTGCTCTCCGCGGCGATGGACACCGTCACCGAGGCACGCATGGCGATCGCCATGGCGCGCCAGGGCGGCATCGGCATCCTGCACCGCAACATGTCGATCGCCGACCAGGCCGCTGCGGTCGACAAGGTCAAGCGCTCCGAGTCGGGCATGATCACCAACCCGGTGACCACCAACCCGGACGCCACCGTCGCCGAGGTCGATGCGCTCTGTGGACAGTTCCGCGTCTCCGGCCTCCCCGTGGTGGAGGGCGACGGCACCCTCGTCGGGATCATCACCAACCGTGACATGCGGTTCGTGGCACCGTTCGAGCAGCAGACCACACTCGTGCGCGACGTCATGACCAAGGCACCGCTCATCACCGCGCAGGTCGGCATCGACCCGGACGACGCCGTCGCGATCTTCGCCCAGCACAAGATCGAGAAGCTCCCGCTCGTCGACGCCGACGGCAAGCTCCGCGGGCTCATCACCGTCAAGGACTTCGACAAGAGCGAGAAGTACCCGGACGCCACGAAGGACGACGCCGGACGGCTGCGCGTCGGTGCGGCGATCGGCTTCTTCGGTGACGCCTGGGAGCGCGCGACCGCCCTGCTCGAAGCGGGCGTGGACGTGCTCGTCGTCGACACCGCCAACGGCCACAGCGCCGGCGTGCTCGACATGGTCCGTCGTCTGAAGGCCGACCCCGCGTTCGACGGTGTGGACGTCATCGGCGGCCAGGCAGCCACGCGTGAAGGAGCGCAGGCGCTCATCGACGCCGGTGTGGATGCCGTCAAGGTCGGTGTCGGCCCCGGCTCGATCTGCACCACCCGCGTCGTCGCCGGCGTCGGTGTGCCGCAGGTCACCGCGGTGTACGAGGCGTCCCTCGCCGCACGCGAAGCCGGCGTGCCGGTCATCGCCGACGGCGGGCTGCAGTACTCGGGCGACATCGCGAAGGCCCTCGTGGCGGGCGCCGACACCGTGATGCTCGGCTCGCTCCTCGCCGGCACCGACGAGTCCCCCGGCGACCTGGTGTTCGTCGGCGGCAAGCAGTTCAAGGCGTACCGCGGGATGGGCTCCCTCGGCGCGCTGCAGACCCGCGGCAAGAAGACTTCGTACTCGAAGGACCGGTACTTCCAGGCCGACGTCCCCTCCGACGACAAGCTCGTGCCGGAAGGGATCGAGGGCCAGGTGCCGTACCGCGGCTCGGTCGCGAACGTCGTGTACCAGCTCGTCGGCGGGCTCCGGCAGTCGATGTTCTACGTCGGCGGCCGCACGGTCCCCGAGCTCAAGGCTCGCGGCAAGTTCGTCCGCATCACGCCGGCCGGGCTCAAGGAGTCGCACCCGCACGACGTCCAGATGGTCGTCGAGGCGCCGAACTACCGCAGCTGA
- a CDS encoding VOC family protein: MVSAVSHTSIDCRDAYTLSEWWRQVLGYIDVADDPNEPGHEECMVLSPDGSHHVLFIQVPEAKSVKNRIHFDLRPTDRTRDAEVERLIGIGAVQLADRRTPSGGWVTLADPEGNEFCVLRSQSELD, encoded by the coding sequence ATGGTCAGCGCCGTCTCGCACACCTCCATCGACTGCCGTGACGCGTACACGCTCTCCGAGTGGTGGCGGCAGGTGCTCGGCTACATCGACGTCGCCGACGACCCGAACGAGCCGGGCCACGAGGAGTGCATGGTCCTCTCCCCCGACGGCTCCCACCACGTGCTGTTCATCCAGGTCCCCGAGGCGAAGTCCGTGAAGAACCGGATCCACTTCGACCTCCGCCCGACCGACCGCACCCGGGACGCGGAGGTCGAACGGCTGATCGGCATCGGCGCCGTCCAGCTCGCCGACCGCCGCACGCCGAGCGGCGGGTGGGTGACGCTCGCCGACCCCGAGGGGAACGAGTTCTGTGTCCTCCGCTCCCAGTCCGAGCTCGACTGA
- a CDS encoding ABC transporter substrate-binding protein has product MIRTTRVTTALALAGAAAVLLAACSTAGSADPSSSASAAKKDPASSCKAPSSPGTDALKIGTILPLTGSLAYLNPPAESGVGLAVEDINSAGGVLDKDVTIEPQTDSGDSTDMTVSSSAATKLVNAKVPVAIGAESSSVTLNVIDQLTSNCIVEISPANTATDLSGYSSYYYRTAPPDSVQGSALGQLITGDGNAKVAFLVFNDTYGTGLRNSVQKAVEASGGQVVYGGKGKGQEFPPGQTTFSSEVTAALATKPDAIVVLAFDETKSIIPELKSQNADMAKIYMSDGNTADYSKDFDPGTLEGAQGTIPGASPKDELKQRLVDYYKTSSGKDLTDYSYAAESYDATTLAALAAVKGKGTDSGTIQANMAAVSGADGGTECSTFKDCKALLDDGKDIHYTGPSGIGPFDKNNDPSTAYIGIYKFDGDNKPQYQSAIQGSVAK; this is encoded by the coding sequence ATGATCAGAACCACCCGCGTCACCACGGCGCTGGCACTGGCGGGAGCGGCAGCGGTGCTGCTCGCGGCGTGCTCCACGGCCGGCAGCGCCGACCCGTCGTCGTCTGCTTCGGCTGCGAAGAAGGACCCGGCGTCGAGCTGCAAGGCACCGTCGTCACCAGGCACCGACGCGCTGAAGATCGGCACGATCCTGCCGCTCACCGGCTCGCTGGCGTACCTCAACCCGCCCGCCGAGTCCGGTGTCGGCCTCGCGGTCGAGGACATCAACTCCGCCGGCGGCGTGCTCGACAAGGACGTCACGATCGAGCCGCAGACGGACTCGGGTGACAGCACCGACATGACCGTCTCGAGCTCCGCTGCGACGAAGCTCGTCAACGCGAAGGTCCCGGTCGCGATCGGCGCCGAGTCGTCCTCGGTGACGCTCAACGTGATCGACCAGCTCACGAGCAACTGCATCGTGGAGATCTCGCCGGCCAACACGGCGACCGACCTCTCGGGCTACTCGTCGTACTACTACCGGACAGCTCCGCCGGACTCGGTGCAGGGTTCGGCGCTCGGCCAGCTCATCACGGGCGACGGCAACGCCAAGGTCGCGTTCCTGGTCTTCAACGACACGTACGGCACGGGCCTCCGCAACTCGGTCCAGAAGGCCGTCGAGGCCTCTGGTGGCCAGGTCGTCTACGGCGGCAAGGGCAAGGGCCAGGAGTTCCCGCCCGGACAGACCACGTTCTCGTCCGAGGTGACGGCCGCACTCGCGACCAAGCCCGACGCGATCGTCGTCCTCGCGTTCGACGAGACGAAGTCGATCATCCCCGAGCTGAAGTCGCAGAACGCCGACATGGCGAAGATCTACATGTCGGACGGCAACACGGCGGACTACTCGAAGGACTTCGACCCGGGCACGCTCGAGGGAGCGCAGGGCACGATCCCCGGTGCTTCGCCGAAGGACGAGCTGAAGCAGCGCCTCGTCGACTACTACAAGACGTCGTCGGGCAAGGACCTCACCGACTACTCGTACGCAGCCGAGTCCTACGACGCCACCACCCTCGCCGCCCTCGCAGCGGTGAAGGGCAAGGGCACCGACTCCGGCACGATCCAGGCCAACATGGCTGCGGTCTCCGGCGCGGACGGCGGCACCGAGTGCTCGACGTTCAAGGACTGCAAGGCACTCCTCGACGACGGCAAGGACATCCACTACACGGGCCCGTCCGGCATCGGCCCGTTCGACAAGAACAACGACCCGTCGACCGCCTACATCGGCATCTACAAGTTCGACGGTGACAACAAGCCGCAGTACCAGAGCGCGATCCAGGGCTCGGTCGCGAAGTAA
- the rarD gene encoding EamA family transporter RarD, producing MTERVARSEASVGVVQAIVAYGLWGLMPLLFAAMAPAGAFEIVAWRVVFGLGFCVIAIAVTRSWLRTRSLLVQRRVMGVMAIAAVLIVVNWTVYVIATTTGHTVEAALGYFINPLVTIALGVVLLRERLRPAQWTAVGISVVAVVVIAVGYGQMPWISLALAFSFGLYGLVKKRVGGTVDALSGLTIETMWLTPLAVGALVVLGVTGIGGGITFGSEGWVHALIMIGAGPATAVPLLLFASSARRLSLSTLGLTQYLTPVMQLVVGVTIQHEAMSTSRWIGFGIVWCALVILSVDSFTAARRARRTVLPAAPA from the coding sequence GTGACCGAGCGCGTGGCCAGGAGCGAAGCATCCGTCGGGGTCGTGCAGGCGATCGTCGCCTACGGGCTCTGGGGACTCATGCCGCTGCTCTTCGCGGCGATGGCCCCAGCCGGCGCCTTCGAGATCGTGGCCTGGCGGGTCGTCTTCGGCCTGGGGTTCTGCGTGATCGCGATCGCCGTCACCCGGTCGTGGCTCCGGACGCGGTCCCTGCTCGTCCAGCGTCGGGTGATGGGCGTCATGGCGATCGCCGCGGTGCTCATCGTCGTGAACTGGACCGTGTACGTCATCGCGACGACGACGGGCCACACGGTCGAGGCCGCGCTCGGCTACTTCATCAACCCGCTCGTGACGATCGCGCTCGGCGTCGTGCTGCTCCGGGAACGCCTCCGTCCGGCGCAGTGGACCGCGGTCGGCATCAGCGTCGTGGCCGTCGTCGTCATCGCCGTCGGGTACGGCCAGATGCCGTGGATCTCGCTCGCGCTGGCGTTCTCCTTCGGGCTGTACGGCCTGGTGAAGAAGCGCGTCGGCGGCACCGTGGACGCGCTCTCCGGCCTGACGATCGAGACGATGTGGCTCACACCGCTCGCGGTCGGCGCGTTGGTCGTGCTCGGCGTCACCGGGATCGGCGGCGGCATCACGTTCGGCAGCGAGGGCTGGGTGCACGCGCTGATCATGATCGGGGCGGGCCCGGCGACGGCGGTGCCGCTGCTGCTCTTCGCGTCGTCGGCCAGGCGGCTGTCGCTCTCGACGCTCGGGCTGACGCAGTACCTGACGCCCGTGATGCAGCTCGTCGTGGGCGTGACGATCCAGCACGAGGCGATGAGCACCTCGCGGTGGATCGGCTTCGGGATCGTGTGGTGCGCCCTCGTGATCCTGTCCGTGGACTCGTTCACCGCCGCGCGCCGCGCCCGACGTACCGTCCTGCCGGCCGCACCCGCCTGA
- the groES gene encoding co-chaperone GroES, with the protein MAVTIKPLEDRIVIRQVEAEQTTASGLVIPDTAKEKPQEGEVVAVGPGRIDDNGNRVPLDVAVGDKVIYSKYGGTEVKYSGEDLLVLSARDVLAVIEH; encoded by the coding sequence GTGGCCGTCACCATCAAGCCGCTCGAAGATCGCATCGTCATCCGTCAGGTCGAGGCGGAGCAGACCACTGCTTCCGGTCTCGTCATCCCGGACACCGCGAAGGAGAAGCCGCAGGAGGGCGAGGTCGTGGCCGTGGGTCCGGGTCGCATCGACGACAACGGCAACCGCGTCCCGCTCGACGTCGCCGTCGGCGACAAGGTCATCTACTCGAAGTACGGCGGCACCGAGGTCAAGTACTCGGGCGAGGACCTCCTGGTCCTCTCGGCTCGCGACGTCCTCGCGGTCATCGAGCACTGA